One window from the genome of Deinococcus aquiradiocola encodes:
- a CDS encoding molybdopterin-dependent oxidoreductase, with the protein MTLNSGVFPDNHGPTTRRSRPLPLLIAAAVAASAIGGALWWKGQTPATPEFQYLHGQLTAPPPATGEETAFEITGPSGTQRFTMAQLRAMPAVRYTATQPQLKRTFEYTGVPLRDLADRAGLNGQDLRIIADDDFASTVPKGMYMPYPTMLAYEEDGHEISTAHKGPLMVVLPNGDHPELKQIYAQWVWFSRSMKTAP; encoded by the coding sequence GTGACGCTAAACTCTGGCGTGTTCCCCGACAACCATGGCCCCACCACCCGCCGCTCCCGACCCCTGCCGCTGCTGATCGCCGCTGCCGTGGCCGCCAGCGCCATCGGTGGCGCCCTCTGGTGGAAAGGACAGACGCCGGCCACCCCCGAATTCCAGTACCTGCACGGCCAGCTCACGGCGCCCCCCCCCGCCACGGGTGAAGAGACCGCCTTCGAGATCACCGGCCCCAGCGGCACCCAGCGCTTCACGATGGCGCAGCTGCGCGCCATGCCCGCCGTACGCTACACCGCCACCCAGCCGCAGCTGAAGCGCACCTTCGAGTACACCGGCGTGCCCCTGCGCGACCTCGCGGACCGCGCCGGACTGAACGGCCAGGACCTGAGGATAATCGCGGACGACGACTTCGCCTCCACGGTACCGAAAGGCATGTACATGCCGTACCCGACGATGCTGGCATACGAGGAGGACGGGCACGAGATCAGCACGGCGCACAAGGGGCCACTGATGGTGGTACTGCCGAACGGTGACCATCCTGAACTCAAACAGATTTACGCGCAATGGGTCTGGTTTTCGAGGTCCATGAAAACCGCGCCATGA
- a CDS encoding carbohydrate ABC transporter permease, whose amino-acid sequence MTAQAQTMTASSPPRQGGFRVTPAALIWPALLYLILTTQVPFFVTVYYSFLNYNLTIPGDHPFVGLDNYVGLLSDPQNFRVILNTLTLTLGTLVITLVLGGALAMLLNRPFFGRALVRTVLISSFLVMPVVTAVVWKNMLLNPVFGFLSWLVTQLGGVPVDWLAQHPMGSIIAMVSWEWTPFAMLILLTGLQSLPDDQIEAARLDGANPWQEFRHIVLPHWTQALEVVVLLETISVLQVYGEIYASTSGGPGVATTNLPYFIYQKAFAEYNIGVASAAGVIAVVLTNVLAVFMLRLISRNVSTGGHA is encoded by the coding sequence ATGACCGCTCAAGCCCAGACGATGACTGCCAGCAGTCCGCCCCGCCAGGGCGGATTCCGGGTCACGCCGGCGGCCCTGATCTGGCCCGCCCTGCTGTACCTGATCCTGACGACGCAGGTGCCGTTCTTCGTGACCGTGTACTACAGCTTCCTGAACTACAACCTCACCATTCCGGGCGACCATCCCTTCGTGGGCCTCGACAACTACGTCGGGCTGCTCAGCGACCCGCAGAACTTCCGGGTGATCCTGAACACCCTGACGCTGACGCTCGGCACGCTCGTCATCACGCTGGTGCTGGGCGGCGCGCTCGCCATGCTGCTCAACCGGCCGTTCTTCGGGCGGGCACTCGTGCGGACGGTGCTCATCAGTTCCTTCCTGGTGATGCCGGTCGTGACGGCCGTCGTGTGGAAGAACATGCTGCTCAACCCGGTGTTCGGGTTCCTCAGCTGGCTCGTCACGCAGCTGGGCGGCGTGCCGGTCGACTGGCTGGCGCAGCACCCGATGGGGAGCATCATCGCGATGGTCAGCTGGGAGTGGACGCCCTTCGCGATGCTGATCCTGCTGACGGGCCTGCAGAGCCTGCCGGACGACCAGATCGAGGCGGCGCGGCTGGACGGCGCGAACCCCTGGCAGGAGTTCCGGCACATCGTGCTGCCGCACTGGACGCAGGCACTGGAAGTGGTCGTGCTGCTCGAAACCATCAGTGTGCTGCAGGTGTACGGCGAGATCTACGCCAGCACGTCCGGCGGGCCGGGCGTGGCCACCACGAACCTGCCGTACTTCATCTACCAGAAGGCGTTCGCGGAGTACAACATCGGCGTGGCGAGCGCGGCGGGCGTGATCGCGGTGGTGCTCACGAACGTCCTCGCGGTCTTCATGCTGCGCCTCATCAGCCGCAACGTCAGCACCGGAGGTCACGCATGA
- a CDS encoding ABC transporter substrate-binding protein yields MKRFALLTAALGLAQVAQLGNAQAATITIATVNNPDMVTMQKLTPEFNKKYPDITVKWVTLPENELRQKVTLDVASGAGSFDVATVGAYEVPIWAKNGWLDPLTPMFSKNAAIASSYKVNDILPGVRNALTVGGNLYAVPFYAESSMTYYNKDLFKKAGLTMPANPTWTQIQGFAAKIHDPSGGVYGICLRGLPGWGENMALFSTMVNTFGGRWYDPSWQAQLNSPAWKSAMNFYVDTLKKYGPPGATSNGFTENLTLMSQGKCGMWVDATVAAGLLSDPASSKIVNSVGFANAPVGPGTPRGSNWYWSWNLAIPKSTKQEDAAFKFITWATSQEYIALVAKTKGTWASVPPGTRTSTYSNPSYKKAAGAFSSLVLSSINKADVTKATKDPVPYTGIQYVAIPEFQALGTQVGQYLAGALSGQTTVDQALTQAQAAAQKVAKDGKYQK; encoded by the coding sequence ATGAAACGATTCGCCCTGCTCACCGCCGCCCTCGGTCTCGCCCAGGTCGCCCAACTCGGCAACGCCCAGGCGGCCACCATCACCATCGCGACCGTCAACAACCCCGACATGGTCACCATGCAGAAACTCACCCCGGAGTTCAACAAGAAGTACCCGGACATCACCGTCAAATGGGTGACGCTGCCCGAAAACGAACTGCGGCAGAAGGTCACGCTGGACGTCGCGAGCGGCGCGGGCAGCTTCGACGTGGCGACCGTCGGCGCGTACGAAGTGCCGATCTGGGCCAAGAACGGCTGGCTCGACCCCCTCACCCCGATGTTCTCCAAGAACGCCGCCATCGCCAGCAGCTACAAGGTGAACGACATCCTGCCCGGCGTCCGCAACGCCCTGACGGTCGGCGGGAACCTGTACGCCGTGCCGTTCTATGCCGAGAGCAGCATGACGTACTACAACAAGGACCTCTTCAAGAAGGCGGGCCTCACCATGCCCGCCAACCCCACCTGGACGCAGATTCAGGGCTTCGCCGCCAAGATCCACGACCCGTCCGGCGGTGTGTACGGCATCTGCCTGCGCGGCCTGCCCGGCTGGGGTGAGAACATGGCGCTCTTCAGCACCATGGTCAACACCTTCGGCGGCCGCTGGTACGACCCGTCCTGGCAGGCGCAGCTGAACAGCCCCGCCTGGAAGTCCGCCATGAACTTCTACGTCGACACCCTCAAGAAGTACGGCCCCCCCGGCGCGACCAGCAACGGCTTCACCGAGAACCTGACGCTCATGAGCCAGGGCAAGTGCGGCATGTGGGTGGACGCCACCGTCGCCGCAGGCCTGCTCAGCGACCCCGCCAGCAGCAAGATCGTGAACAGCGTCGGCTTCGCGAACGCCCCGGTCGGTCCCGGCACGCCGCGCGGCAGCAACTGGTACTGGAGCTGGAACCTCGCCATTCCCAAGAGCACCAAGCAGGAGGACGCCGCCTTCAAGTTCATCACGTGGGCGACCAGCCAGGAGTACATCGCCCTGGTCGCCAAGACCAAGGGCACGTGGGCCAGCGTGCCCCCCGGCACCCGCACCAGCACGTACAGCAACCCCAGCTACAAGAAGGCCGCCGGCGCCTTCAGCAGCCTGGTGCTGAGCAGCATCAACAAGGCCGACGTCACCAAGGCCACCAAGGACCCCGTGCCGTACACCGGCATCCAGTACGTCGCCATTCCCGAATTCCAGGCGCTCGGCACGCAGGTCGGGCAGTACCTGGCGGGCGCGCTGAGCGGACAGACGACCGTCGATCAGGCGCTCACGCAGGCGCAGGCCGCCGCGCAGAAGGTCGCCAAGGACGGCAAGTACCAGAAGTGA
- a CDS encoding sensor histidine kinase gives MSGFTPILRVLTDPNVSWTGFSYQGLINKIVAYTLADLDSATPPAKLQRLGDQALSSLENAAEFPDLREVEAEGDARLATVLRLFRQALNAADASRRHQFLRATLNEAAYLNTQSHDWIHVIQAAHAAQLVRLRAVLLFAALLSGVLSAVLILRALRLWRQQKSAFDGQQELLSLASHELRRPLQALLIAADLLPEASAEERLRLLRVVEENALQVASRADLQRLDAMYSKVELEWEAVCVGALLLSFAGPRTHVEVPAEEVQVSADPRRLRQVIENLHENALRYSSGPVTLRCVPGDGWVEVQVQDEGEGIDPGEVERLFRPRERGRGQGRPGEGLGLTVARRLADAHGAQLELLGAPGGGTLAVLRLQR, from the coding sequence ATGAGTGGGTTTACGCCGATCCTGCGTGTGCTGACCGACCCGAACGTCTCATGGACGGGTTTCTCGTACCAGGGCCTCATCAACAAGATCGTGGCGTACACGCTCGCCGATCTGGACTCCGCAACGCCGCCCGCCAAACTGCAGCGCCTGGGGGATCAGGCCCTCTCCAGCCTGGAGAACGCAGCAGAGTTCCCGGACCTGCGGGAAGTGGAGGCGGAAGGAGACGCGCGCCTGGCGACCGTCCTCCGACTGTTTCGGCAGGCGCTGAATGCGGCGGACGCCAGCAGGCGGCATCAGTTCCTCCGCGCGACACTCAACGAGGCGGCGTACCTGAACACGCAGTCGCACGACTGGATTCACGTCATTCAGGCAGCGCACGCCGCTCAACTCGTCCGGCTGAGGGCTGTGCTGCTCTTTGCGGCCCTGCTGAGCGGGGTGCTGAGTGCGGTGCTGATTTTGCGGGCGTTGCGGTTGTGGCGGCAGCAGAAGTCGGCGTTCGACGGGCAGCAGGAGCTGCTGTCGCTCGCGTCGCACGAGTTGCGGCGGCCGTTGCAGGCGCTGCTGATCGCGGCGGATCTGCTGCCGGAGGCGTCGGCGGAGGAGCGCCTGAGGTTGCTGCGGGTGGTGGAGGAGAACGCGCTGCAGGTGGCGAGTCGGGCGGACCTGCAGCGGCTGGACGCGATGTACTCGAAGGTGGAGCTGGAGTGGGAGGCGGTGTGCGTGGGGGCGCTGCTGTTGTCGTTCGCGGGGCCGAGGACGCACGTGGAGGTGCCGGCGGAGGAGGTGCAGGTGAGCGCGGACCCGCGCCGGTTGCGGCAGGTGATCGAGAACCTGCACGAGAACGCGCTGCGGTACTCGTCCGGGCCGGTCACGTTGCGGTGCGTGCCGGGTGACGGGTGGGTGGAGGTGCAGGTGCAGGACGAGGGGGAGGGGATCGATCCGGGGGAGGTGGAGCGGCTGTTCCGTCCGCGTGAGCGGGGGCGTGGGCAGGGTCGTCCGGGTGAGGGTCTGGGGTTGACGGTCGCGCGGCGGCTGGCGGACGCGCACGGGGCGCAGCTGGAGCTGCTGGGCGCGCCGGGCGGGGGGACGCTGGCGGTGCTGCGGCTGCAGCGCTGA
- a CDS encoding LacI family DNA-binding transcriptional regulator: MTSITDVARLAGVSATTAKRALKEPDKLHPDTLRRVQDAIQSLHYEPDLRAGALRGGQSRTVGLVIGSILEPFFAQLARTLARELRRGGYNLLISENEYQSETELEELRLLYGQRIEALILRPGYGDHSREYLERLHSRGVTILQIDYAPPGSPYSSVQLDNAAATREGVRYLAGLGHTRIAITGQYDPLLHPEQRSQTFPHAMQEAGLTVRPEYQRVMFLTEDNAYRYTLDVMRLPEPPTALFALTGSSAAGVYRALRELGLRVPHDVSLLSFDNYSWTGLVDPPIDVLEQPVEDMARAAARTVLDALAGHATQPVRQLFPARLVVRGSCAPPRDRTRPTP, translated from the coding sequence GTGACGAGCATCACCGATGTGGCCCGACTGGCAGGCGTCTCCGCCACCACCGCCAAACGCGCCCTCAAGGAACCGGACAAACTCCACCCGGACACGCTCCGCCGCGTCCAGGACGCCATCCAGTCCCTGCACTACGAACCCGACCTGCGCGCCGGCGCCCTCCGCGGCGGCCAGAGCCGCACCGTCGGCCTCGTCATCGGCTCGATCCTCGAACCCTTCTTCGCGCAGCTCGCCCGTACCCTCGCAAGGGAACTCCGCCGCGGCGGCTACAACCTCCTCATCAGCGAGAACGAGTACCAGTCCGAAACCGAACTCGAAGAACTCAGACTCCTGTACGGCCAGCGCATCGAAGCGCTCATCCTCAGGCCCGGCTACGGCGACCACAGCCGCGAGTACCTCGAACGCCTCCACTCGCGCGGCGTCACCATCCTCCAGATCGACTACGCCCCGCCCGGCAGTCCCTACAGCAGCGTCCAGCTCGACAACGCCGCCGCCACCCGCGAGGGCGTCCGCTACCTCGCCGGACTCGGCCATACCCGCATCGCCATCACCGGCCAGTACGACCCCCTCCTGCACCCCGAACAGCGCTCCCAGACCTTCCCGCACGCCATGCAGGAAGCGGGCCTCACCGTCCGCCCCGAGTACCAGCGCGTCATGTTCCTCACCGAGGACAACGCCTACCGTTACACCCTCGACGTCATGCGCCTCCCCGAACCGCCCACCGCGCTCTTCGCCCTCACCGGCTCCAGCGCCGCCGGCGTGTACCGCGCCCTGCGCGAACTCGGGCTGCGCGTCCCGCACGACGTGTCGCTCCTCAGCTTCGACAACTACTCCTGGACGGGCCTCGTGGACCCGCCCATCGACGTGCTCGAACAGCCGGTCGAGGACATGGCCCGCGCCGCTGCCCGCACCGTCCTCGACGCGCTCGCCGGACACGCCACCCAGCCCGTCCGGCAGCTGTTCCCCGCCCGCCTCGTCGTGCGCGGCAGCTGCGCCCCACCCCGCGACCGCACCCGCCCCACCCCCTGA